From Sporosarcina sp. Te-1, the proteins below share one genomic window:
- a CDS encoding serine hydrolase, which produces MRKLLFIMVIGFLLMPTNTFAKEKVLPSGMPVEDVEQTVDAIMEKYIGKDIPGVAIAIVQDGEVILLKGYGQSDIEKNIPVDPAKTIFEAASVSKVYTWSAVMQLVEQGKIDLDADIREYLPNDFLKLDFDEKVTMLHLMNHTAGFEEKTEYLFTYDPKDIISLDDYMMNEKQPKQVHKPGAITSYSNYSTALAGYIVQRVSGQPFEEYMQDQVLGKLQMDNSSFKQNWEQMKTTIASKGFGYEKNGDHFETAPNIYVSESPAGSLNTTASDMAKFMLAHLNQQQTGEFQLFQDNETLRTIHDQSYSPNPQMPGNAHGFWERLNGEYRMIEHGGNLLGYTALLSLLPEQNFGLAFLTNVANESSNLRIDLYNALVGDEKKTISVTRSEHDQMVQGTYRVARGVYSNFLSFVPVLGNDSDFKIKKHEKGGINVQTPFKEEFHYVETAPFFYERVGDDLSLMDKLGLDMSRMAFVMDDKQNVSKMSFGVISDNIPVKIMDRVSTNMVLLSICLVTFILYTLFFVIRLIRRLFKSKNGKASPSSTSYRFTAILAGIGILVFVNLVILFSRFIPDPVQSLAPLKIHIGINWLFPIATLVCGYFILKNLKQTSLAGRIFQILLILVSILFCIFLYHFHFLY; this is translated from the coding sequence ATGAGAAAACTACTATTTATAATGGTTATCGGATTTTTATTGATGCCAACCAACACATTTGCCAAGGAAAAAGTACTTCCTTCCGGCATGCCTGTGGAGGATGTGGAACAAACCGTTGATGCCATTATGGAAAAGTATATTGGTAAAGACATACCTGGTGTTGCGATTGCGATTGTTCAAGACGGAGAGGTCATTCTGTTAAAAGGATATGGACAGTCAGACATTGAGAAAAACATACCGGTAGACCCGGCGAAAACAATTTTTGAGGCCGCTTCTGTTTCAAAAGTTTATACTTGGAGTGCGGTCATGCAACTGGTGGAGCAAGGTAAAATAGATTTGGATGCTGACATACGAGAATATTTGCCCAACGATTTTCTTAAATTAGACTTCGATGAAAAAGTTACCATGCTGCATTTGATGAATCATACAGCAGGTTTCGAAGAGAAAACTGAGTATTTATTCACTTATGACCCTAAAGATATTATTTCGTTGGATGACTATATGATGAACGAAAAACAGCCAAAACAAGTTCATAAACCTGGCGCCATCACTTCCTACTCCAATTACAGCACAGCTTTAGCAGGTTATATCGTCCAACGCGTATCCGGCCAGCCTTTTGAAGAATATATGCAGGACCAAGTGCTTGGAAAGCTGCAGATGGATAATTCTTCTTTTAAACAAAATTGGGAGCAGATGAAAACCACAATTGCCAGCAAAGGATTTGGTTACGAAAAGAACGGCGACCATTTTGAAACAGCACCGAATATTTATGTATCAGAAAGTCCAGCAGGTTCCTTAAACACTACAGCAAGTGACATGGCTAAATTTATGCTTGCACATTTAAATCAACAACAAACGGGTGAATTCCAATTATTTCAAGATAACGAAACACTTCGTACGATACATGACCAATCCTATAGTCCAAATCCCCAGATGCCAGGGAATGCCCACGGCTTTTGGGAACGATTGAATGGAGAGTATCGTATGATTGAGCATGGTGGCAATTTGTTAGGCTACACGGCTTTGTTATCCTTACTCCCGGAACAGAACTTCGGGCTGGCGTTTCTCACAAATGTTGCGAACGAATCATCCAATTTACGAATCGATCTGTATAACGCTCTAGTAGGTGATGAGAAAAAAACAATTTCAGTCACTCGCAGTGAACATGATCAAATGGTGCAAGGAACTTATCGAGTGGCACGTGGAGTTTACTCTAACTTTTTAAGCTTTGTACCTGTCTTGGGTAATGATAGCGATTTTAAAATTAAGAAACATGAAAAAGGAGGAATTAATGTCCAGACTCCTTTTAAAGAAGAATTTCATTATGTTGAAACAGCTCCATTTTTTTACGAACGAGTTGGCGATGACTTGTCACTTATGGATAAACTGGGATTAGATATGAGTCGGATGGCGTTTGTAATGGATGATAAACAAAACGTAAGCAAAATGTCCTTTGGAGTCATCTCTGACAACATTCCTGTAAAGATAATGGATCGAGTTTCTACAAATATGGTGTTACTTTCTATATGCCTAGTTACGTTTATATTGTACACGCTTTTCTTTGTCATTCGTTTGATTAGACGCCTGTTCAAATCTAAAAATGGAAAAGCATCACCTAGTTCAACAAGTTACCGGTTCACAGCAATACTAGCCGGCATAGGAATACTTGTTTTTGTGAACCTGGTTATCTTATTTTCCCGCTTTATACCAGACCCAGTTCAAAGCTTGGCACCTTTGAAAATTCATATAGGTATCAATTGGTTGTTCCCGATTGCGACACTAGTTTGCGGTTATTTTATTTTGAAAAATCTCAAACAAACATCACTCGCGGGAAGGATATTTCAAATTCTGTTGATTCTTGTATCTATATTATTTTGTATATTCTTATACCACTTTCACTTTTTGTATTAA
- a CDS encoding VOC family protein: MGRLIHFEIHVEDMERAKTFYEKVFGWSFEDWSDYAGMPYFGVITGNDNEPGINGALMQRKGPAPTANQALNGFACTMGVEDYDTTEANILQHGGTVAMPKYALPQMAWQGYYMDTEGNIFGIHQPDKNAR; encoded by the coding sequence ATGGGCAGATTAATTCATTTTGAAATCCATGTAGAAGATATGGAAAGAGCTAAGACATTTTACGAAAAAGTTTTCGGATGGTCTTTTGAGGATTGGAGCGATTACGCAGGCATGCCGTACTTTGGCGTAATTACTGGTAATGACAACGAACCAGGCATTAACGGTGCTTTGATGCAGCGAAAAGGTCCGGCTCCGACAGCAAACCAAGCTCTAAACGGCTTTGCCTGTACGATGGGTGTGGAAGATTACGATACAACAGAAGCTAACATTTTGCAGCATGGCGGAACCGTGGCAATGCCTAAATATGCGTTGCCCCAAATGGCTTGGCAAGGGTATTATATGGACACGGAAGGAAATATCTTCGGTATTCATCAGCCAGACAAAAATGCCCGGTAA
- a CDS encoding NUDIX hydrolase, which produces MAMPTHIVAAGGIVEDKEGNILLVKTQHGGWVFPGGQVEVGENVMDAVVREVKEESGIDVKVAKLIGIYSNTGIHKWHDGVTDVPTKVMMDFACYPVGGELCTSEETSDCRWVQKEHVLDYITAPAYRTRFQAYLAFDGNVRYMNYVTHPEFHVKLDRHV; this is translated from the coding sequence ATGGCAATGCCAACACATATTGTTGCTGCTGGTGGAATTGTAGAAGACAAGGAAGGTAATATTTTACTCGTCAAAACGCAACATGGCGGGTGGGTTTTTCCTGGGGGACAAGTGGAAGTGGGAGAGAATGTGATGGATGCCGTAGTCCGGGAAGTAAAGGAGGAAAGCGGCATCGATGTGAAAGTGGCAAAACTTATTGGGATATATTCCAATACGGGCATACATAAATGGCATGACGGCGTTACGGACGTGCCAACGAAAGTGATGATGGATTTTGCATGTTATCCAGTCGGTGGGGAGCTGTGCACATCGGAAGAAACATCCGATTGCCGGTGGGTCCAAAAGGAACATGTCCTCGACTATATTACCGCTCCTGCCTATCGAACCCGCTTTCAAGCGTATCTAGCATTTGATGGGAACGTCAGGTATATGAATTATGTCACGCATCCAGAATTCCATGTGAAGCTGGATCGGCACGTATGA
- a CDS encoding Zn-dependent hydrolase, with product MTIKQAAVKPGAERKTEWKRKGSTIILGLVLLGSLTFLMSQVLSYSILELLLLGIICMAGFGLHKWMSSYSAKKLPFEAWFQVEFPEKIIQLRTWGFELVFALILLSLGADPIKDLMDLKTPVYQVNSLFLELAILITILSVMPMLIYYVYDKWNRPYSDKPMENLKQKSEDATMKERLYERLMSDYDHTLSSGGIDGKRVANRLSELSKIGKTRDGGVDRPGFSKEEKEAKQVVMGWMKEAGLDVREDGVGNVFGRLKGNDDQGVVLSGSHVDSVPNGGNFDGPLGVIAALEVAEAWKSTGYRPKTSYEVVIFSDEEGSRFGTGLTGSHAMVGKLSAEETARLKDAEGKSFAAVMEEYGSSLNDVWQAKRNMNEVELFVELHIEQGKRLEQNNLPVGVVKGIAGPVWMNFTFDGEAGHAGNTPMDDRKDPVVAAGLFVHQLADLPRQFSETAVATVGKLNVYPNGINVIAQKVELTVDVRDILLEEREQLVEAIIEMAQSAGKQYNVSVSHEEMLAVDPLLIDPRLTADLKESIARFELEPMELVSGAGHDAMVVGRDVPTAMIFARSKKGISHNPEEWTDLNDCVMAIHVLKDFIEKRMAL from the coding sequence ATGACCATAAAGCAAGCGGCGGTGAAGCCAGGTGCAGAGAGGAAAACAGAATGGAAGCGAAAAGGGAGCACCATCATTTTAGGGCTCGTACTGCTCGGTTCGTTGACCTTCCTCATGAGCCAGGTGCTCAGTTATTCGATTTTGGAATTGCTTCTGCTAGGGATCATCTGTATGGCCGGGTTTGGCTTGCATAAGTGGATGTCTTCTTATTCGGCTAAGAAACTTCCATTTGAAGCCTGGTTTCAAGTCGAGTTTCCCGAAAAAATCATCCAGCTCAGGACATGGGGGTTTGAACTCGTGTTTGCCCTCATTCTTCTTTCTTTGGGAGCTGACCCGATCAAGGATTTGATGGACTTAAAAACACCTGTTTATCAGGTCAACTCTCTCTTCCTGGAGCTAGCTATTCTTATTACTATCTTATCTGTCATGCCGATGTTGATTTATTATGTATACGACAAGTGGAATCGTCCCTATTCTGACAAGCCAATGGAAAATTTAAAACAGAAAAGTGAGGATGCGACAATGAAAGAACGTCTGTATGAACGTTTGATGTCAGATTATGATCACACCTTATCATCTGGTGGAATAGATGGAAAGCGGGTCGCAAACCGTTTGAGTGAACTGTCCAAGATTGGCAAGACGAGGGATGGAGGAGTGGACCGGCCCGGTTTTTCAAAAGAAGAGAAGGAAGCGAAACAGGTCGTGATGGGCTGGATGAAGGAGGCGGGCTTGGACGTAAGGGAAGACGGCGTCGGCAATGTATTCGGCCGCTTGAAAGGCAACGACGATCAAGGAGTCGTTTTATCCGGCTCCCACGTGGACAGTGTGCCGAATGGCGGGAATTTCGATGGGCCGCTTGGAGTCATTGCGGCTTTAGAGGTAGCAGAAGCGTGGAAGTCCACGGGATATCGTCCGAAAACGTCCTATGAAGTTGTCATCTTTTCTGATGAAGAAGGGTCACGATTCGGCACCGGCTTGACAGGCAGCCACGCGATGGTTGGAAAATTGAGTGCTGAAGAGACCGCCCGGTTGAAGGATGCAGAAGGGAAATCCTTTGCTGCGGTCATGGAGGAATATGGAAGTTCATTGAACGACGTATGGCAAGCGAAACGAAACATGAATGAGGTCGAGTTGTTTGTGGAATTGCATATCGAACAAGGAAAGCGCTTGGAACAGAACAATTTGCCTGTCGGGGTCGTAAAAGGAATTGCGGGTCCGGTATGGATGAATTTCACCTTTGATGGAGAAGCGGGACATGCGGGGAATACACCGATGGATGATCGGAAAGATCCTGTTGTGGCAGCTGGTTTATTTGTTCATCAGTTGGCGGACTTGCCACGGCAATTTAGCGAAACAGCTGTCGCAACCGTCGGTAAATTGAATGTTTACCCGAATGGCATTAACGTCATTGCGCAGAAAGTTGAGTTGACGGTTGATGTGCGGGACATCTTGCTGGAAGAACGAGAGCAGCTTGTGGAAGCTATTATCGAAATGGCGCAATCGGCAGGGAAGCAATACAACGTCAGCGTGAGCCATGAAGAAATGTTAGCAGTCGATCCATTGTTGATCGATCCGCGCCTCACTGCTGATTTAAAAGAGTCCATCGCACGTTTTGAACTGGAACCGATGGAACTGGTGAGCGGCGCCGGGCATGATGCTATGGTGGTTGGCCGGGACGTTCCAACTGCCATGATTTTCGCGCGCAGCAAAAAGGGGATTAGCCACAATCCTGAAGAATGGACGGACTTGAATGATTGTGTAATGGCTATTCACGTCTTAAAAGATTTTATCGAGAAAAGAATGGCCCTGTAA
- a CDS encoding B12-binding domain-containing protein, with amino-acid sequence MTDHSIKLAKLLLSGEEQLAISHIHSILTENDRLTLYEDLLTPAMTYIGQLWERNEITVADEHLATAICDFIISDFEFRSSIGEQGNRKKVMLFGVEGEEHYIGLKMAAAVFQEFGWSVRYLGPNLPLRHAETAANVWQPDVIAMSAALSYRLPMLKQSIQVLSHTAGQPTLLIGGRMAPLVHFEKEAAPGQVITMSNLRELQSWLALAEKGVGTINAFS; translated from the coding sequence ATGACCGACCATTCCATTAAACTGGCAAAATTACTCCTTAGTGGAGAAGAGCAGTTAGCCATCTCCCATATCCACTCTATTTTGACTGAAAATGATCGACTTACTTTATACGAAGACCTTTTGACTCCTGCCATGACGTATATAGGACAGTTATGGGAGCGCAATGAAATCACGGTTGCTGATGAACATCTGGCTACCGCCATTTGTGACTTTATCATATCGGACTTCGAATTCAGATCATCCATAGGAGAACAAGGAAACCGGAAGAAAGTGATGCTTTTCGGCGTGGAAGGAGAAGAACATTACATCGGACTTAAAATGGCTGCCGCCGTCTTTCAAGAGTTCGGTTGGAGTGTCCGATACTTAGGCCCGAATCTTCCCCTGCGGCATGCGGAAACTGCGGCTAACGTATGGCAGCCGGACGTTATCGCCATGTCCGCGGCCCTTTCCTATCGGCTGCCGATGCTTAAACAATCCATACAAGTATTATCACATACAGCAGGACAGCCAACCTTGCTGATCGGCGGCCGGATGGCTCCCCTTGTTCACTTTGAGAAGGAAGCGGCCCCGGGACAAGTAATCACCATGTCGAATCTGCGGGAGCTTCAGAGTTGGCTCGCATTAGCAGAAAAAGGAGTGGGTACGATCAATGCCTTTTCTTAA
- a CDS encoding metallophosphoesterase translates to MLLDCRKVELDKNRRVIIISDVHANLPLFKRLLTKVNYTPDDYLFINGDLCEKGPDSLETVAFARELVAGSERVFLTKGNCDIVHRYVYDNVEGIKNYMVKQPYSILNEMLEQHDAQLDDFSSLQELGAFYRDHYGETLDWLEDLPVAFETDEFIIIHAGVENRPDWQHTSLANALSMPSFYEQGHMVDKPVIVGHWPVVNYRAAAISSNSPVIDETKKVIALDGGNGIKRDGQLNALIWEGSDILYDYVDELPIAVIRRAHKDQTNNCGTVTYPNYELEEIQREMYFTLCENKNLRIQQWVKNEYIVNGMCKSDVSTTFLSVEEGEFVSIVNNACDGFILVKTHDGSVGWIPKECLG, encoded by the coding sequence ATGTTGTTAGATTGTAGAAAAGTAGAGTTGGATAAAAACAGACGGGTTATCATCATTTCGGATGTGCATGCCAATTTGCCTTTGTTTAAACGACTGCTTACGAAAGTGAACTATACACCGGATGATTACCTATTCATCAACGGAGACCTGTGTGAGAAGGGGCCAGACAGCCTCGAGACGGTCGCCTTTGCCAGAGAGCTGGTTGCCGGGTCGGAGCGTGTTTTCCTTACAAAAGGAAATTGTGACATCGTTCACCGCTATGTCTATGACAATGTGGAAGGCATAAAAAACTATATGGTGAAACAGCCTTATTCCATATTAAATGAAATGCTAGAGCAGCATGATGCACAACTCGATGACTTTTCCTCATTGCAAGAGCTTGGGGCGTTTTATCGTGACCATTACGGTGAAACACTCGATTGGCTGGAAGATTTGCCGGTAGCATTTGAAACAGATGAGTTCATTATCATCCATGCAGGAGTTGAAAATCGGCCAGACTGGCAACATACGAGCTTGGCGAATGCTTTGTCCATGCCTTCCTTCTATGAGCAGGGCCATATGGTGGATAAGCCTGTCATTGTTGGGCATTGGCCGGTCGTCAATTACCGGGCGGCTGCCATCAGTTCCAATTCGCCGGTTATTGATGAAACCAAAAAAGTGATTGCGCTAGATGGAGGGAACGGCATCAAACGGGATGGCCAGTTGAATGCGCTTATCTGGGAGGGTAGCGATATTTTGTATGACTATGTGGATGAACTGCCGATAGCGGTGATCCGGCGAGCCCATAAGGATCAGACGAATAACTGTGGAACGGTTACCTATCCGAACTATGAGTTAGAAGAGATTCAGAGAGAAATGTATTTTACCCTATGTGAAAATAAAAACTTGCGTATCCAGCAATGGGTGAAGAATGAGTACATCGTAAACGGTATGTGCAAAAGCGATGTGAGCACGACGTTTCTCAGTGTGGAAGAGGGAGAATTTGTCTCTATTGTGAATAATGCATGCGATGGATTCATTCTCGTCAAGACGCACGATGGGAGCGTCGGCTGGATACCGAAAGAATGTCTTGGATGA
- a CDS encoding ABC transporter permease, translating to MTKKMITNRVAFLDKKVPLYASILGIAGVLIVWEIICSLHIVSPLFLPAPSAIVTTGWDMLQSGEILKNLGPSLYRIGVGYVIGSVVGILVGLLLGFSKWADAIGTPIVYSIYPIPKIALLPLFVLWLGIGELSKVTIISLGVFFPVVINTYSGVKNVDPILIKAAVTFGSNHLNVIRKVILPGSLPMIFAGLKLAAGTSLLLLVAAEMIAAQSGIGSMVLHYGNLMITTKLMVGVLVLSLLGLAFNRFLQWVENRLLPWK from the coding sequence ATGACAAAAAAAATGATTACGAACCGAGTTGCATTTCTGGATAAGAAAGTTCCATTATACGCTTCTATTTTAGGAATTGCCGGGGTTCTCATTGTGTGGGAGATCATTTGCAGTCTTCACATCGTCTCCCCCCTCTTTCTTCCTGCCCCATCAGCAATCGTAACGACCGGGTGGGATATGCTGCAAAGCGGTGAGATTTTGAAAAATCTCGGTCCCAGCCTCTATCGAATAGGTGTCGGATATGTTATCGGATCAGTTGTTGGCATACTTGTCGGTTTGCTCCTCGGCTTCTCTAAATGGGCAGATGCCATCGGAACTCCGATTGTCTATTCCATCTATCCGATACCTAAAATTGCATTACTTCCTTTGTTTGTCCTATGGCTTGGAATCGGAGAATTATCAAAAGTGACCATTATTTCATTGGGTGTCTTTTTCCCTGTCGTCATCAATACATACTCCGGAGTGAAAAATGTCGATCCAATCTTAATCAAGGCTGCAGTCACTTTTGGATCCAATCACTTGAACGTCATTCGAAAAGTGATTTTACCCGGTTCCCTGCCTATGATCTTCGCCGGATTGAAATTGGCTGCTGGAACGTCGCTGTTATTGCTTGTTGCGGCGGAAATGATTGCGGCCCAAAGTGGAATCGGATCTATGGTTCTTCACTATGGCAACTTGATGATCACAACGAAATTGATGGTCGGCGTTCTGGTCCTGTCATTGCTCGGCCTAGCATTCAACCGCTTCCTCCAGTGGGTGGAAAACCGCCTGCTGCCGTGGAAATGA
- a CDS encoding ABC transporter ATP-binding protein, with product MRIVIDNVGKKFKKSKKEETTALEDINFTIHEKEFVVLVGPSGCGKSTLLNIVGGLLSPSSGSIYFEDMEDEKRDPTVSIVFQEIALFPWRTVYQNVIYGLEEKKMNKQEQMEKGNYYIDMVGLSEFKHAYPKQLSGGMKQRVGIGRALAVEPDLLLMDEPFSALDAQTRTLMQEELLTIWNRTQLSTLYVTHNIEEAVYLADRVIVLSRHPGRIKEIIPIDLPKMGRGDAQYRAQFDQYAEQIWQLIRQDAVEALKE from the coding sequence ATGAGAATTGTCATTGACAATGTCGGGAAAAAGTTTAAGAAATCCAAGAAGGAAGAAACGACAGCACTGGAGGATATCAATTTCACCATCCATGAAAAGGAATTTGTCGTTCTTGTCGGTCCAAGCGGCTGCGGTAAATCGACTTTGCTGAATATCGTCGGCGGGTTGCTTTCACCGAGCAGCGGAAGTATCTACTTTGAGGATATGGAAGATGAAAAGAGAGATCCGACTGTTTCGATTGTCTTCCAGGAAATCGCCCTCTTCCCTTGGCGTACCGTGTACCAGAATGTCATCTACGGGCTGGAAGAAAAGAAGATGAACAAGCAGGAACAGATGGAAAAAGGGAATTACTATATCGATATGGTCGGCTTGTCTGAGTTTAAACATGCGTATCCTAAGCAGTTGTCAGGCGGCATGAAACAACGGGTTGGCATCGGCCGGGCACTTGCGGTGGAACCTGACCTACTATTGATGGACGAGCCGTTCTCTGCATTGGACGCACAAACCAGGACGCTGATGCAGGAAGAATTACTGACTATTTGGAATCGAACTCAGCTTAGCACGTTATACGTAACCCACAATATAGAAGAAGCTGTTTACTTGGCTGACCGGGTCATCGTCCTCTCCCGTCATCCCGGGAGAATTAAAGAGATCATCCCAATCGATTTGCCGAAGATGGGCAGAGGGGATGCACAGTATCGGGCCCAGTTTGACCAATACGCCGAACAGATCTGGCAATTGATTCGACAAGATGCTGTCGAGGCGTTGAAGGAGTGA
- a CDS encoding antibiotic biosynthesis monooxygenase, with product MYIVNSTFMVPEEKAEEVIGIYRNRSKWVDRADGFLSFQLLQNQKRPGELVVHMEWASREQYLNWARSEQFKQIHELEKKYPDQELASIIPKVSQYKVVAE from the coding sequence ATGTATATCGTTAATTCCACCTTCATGGTACCAGAAGAAAAGGCCGAGGAAGTTATCGGCATTTATCGAAACCGCTCAAAATGGGTAGATCGAGCAGATGGCTTTCTATCTTTCCAGCTGCTCCAAAACCAAAAGCGCCCTGGTGAACTTGTTGTGCATATGGAGTGGGCTTCTAGGGAGCAGTACTTGAATTGGGCGAGAAGTGAGCAGTTTAAACAAATACATGAACTTGAGAAGAAATATCCTGATCAGGAGCTTGCCTCCATCATTCCGAAAGTGAGCCAATATAAGGTGGTGGCCGAGTAA
- a CDS encoding STAS domain-containing protein has translation MPFLKTGLAIPIFAINTDLEILKSNDTAKSVLAGAQTILDVIEEESRPKAVMNLLRFETIKALEINALSSSGNILLADLYVAWSEENIGEVLIVEKDKAVQKVSEQLNSLRSRLNDTNFELLEAKETAEELLHENIKLSSPFIEVTDTIALIPIYGGLDKTKTELIASTLSRRAYLSEVETLILDFTAVGHIEQSGLQGLESLLKVLQLLGFSVVIAGLHPQHVQEWNDMNFTLDIRFMKSLKSAMENLLAVQQT, from the coding sequence ATGCCTTTTCTTAAAACCGGCTTAGCCATCCCCATCTTTGCCATTAATACAGACTTAGAGATATTGAAATCGAACGATACTGCGAAGAGCGTTTTAGCTGGAGCCCAAACAATCCTTGATGTGATCGAAGAGGAGAGTCGTCCGAAGGCGGTCATGAATCTTCTCCGTTTCGAAACCATTAAAGCGCTGGAAATCAATGCTCTTTCCAGTTCGGGAAACATTCTTCTCGCAGACCTTTACGTTGCCTGGTCGGAGGAAAATATAGGTGAAGTGCTCATTGTGGAAAAAGACAAGGCTGTGCAAAAAGTGAGCGAGCAGTTGAACAGCCTGCGAAGCCGCCTGAACGATACAAATTTTGAATTACTTGAAGCGAAAGAAACCGCAGAAGAGCTGCTTCACGAAAATATCAAGCTGTCCTCCCCGTTCATCGAAGTGACCGATACAATCGCCTTAATCCCTATATACGGTGGGTTGGATAAGACAAAAACCGAATTGATCGCGTCCACTTTGTCCCGCCGCGCCTACCTATCTGAAGTTGAGACGCTGATTTTAGATTTCACAGCTGTAGGACACATCGAGCAAAGTGGTTTGCAAGGGCTTGAATCATTATTGAAGGTATTACAGTTATTAGGATTCAGCGTGGTAATAGCCGGTCTTCACCCACAACATGTTCAAGAATGGAACGACATGAACTTCACTTTGGACATCCGGTTCATGAAATCATTAAAGTCGGCAATGGAAAACCTTCTGGCTGTCCAACAAACCTAA
- a CDS encoding TetR/AcrR family transcriptional regulator, with the protein MDNNMSKREEIIQIALRLFMEKGYEHTTINNIIQAANVSKGGMYHHFKSKEEILDVVIHHLIDEDSARFKTMIENENMTAIEKLNGLFMLTEHMPEKLEEVNECIARNQDSLFDYRAQELSKERSIPYIVEIIRQGMKENIFQTDYPEETGEFFYLLADSIFVDMQKNADKKKIEQKINAFVHVISQSLCIRAEELEPMKKSMLGQFIK; encoded by the coding sequence ATGGACAACAACATGTCAAAAAGAGAGGAAATTATTCAAATAGCTCTTAGATTATTCATGGAAAAAGGATATGAACATACGACAATCAATAATATTATTCAAGCTGCCAATGTTTCCAAAGGGGGAATGTATCACCACTTCAAATCGAAAGAAGAAATATTGGATGTGGTGATCCACCATTTAATTGATGAAGATAGCGCACGATTTAAAACTATGATTGAAAACGAAAATATGACTGCCATAGAAAAATTAAATGGGCTGTTCATGTTAACAGAACATATGCCTGAAAAGTTAGAAGAAGTAAATGAGTGTATAGCGAGGAACCAAGACTCTTTGTTTGATTATCGAGCACAAGAATTAAGTAAGGAACGTTCCATCCCTTATATCGTAGAAATCATCAGACAGGGGATGAAAGAGAACATTTTTCAAACTGACTATCCTGAAGAGACAGGGGAATTTTTCTATCTCCTTGCCGATTCAATTTTTGTTGACATGCAGAAAAATGCCGACAAAAAGAAAATTGAGCAGAAAATAAATGCGTTCGTACATGTAATCAGTCAATCACTATGCATTCGGGCAGAAGAATTAGAACCGATGAAAAAGAGTATGCTGGGCCAATTTATTAAATAA